AGCTTTAGAATCAGTAAAGATTACATCAATGGTATTTGCAATCTTAATTGGTGCAACAGCTTTTTCTATGGTATTTACTTACACAGGTGGAGATGAACTTGTTGAACACTTTATGTTAAGTTTACCAGGTGATCAAAAATGGACATTTATTTTATTTACAATGATTGCTATTTTAATCTTAGGATTTTTTATTGATTTTGTTGAAATCTCATATATTATTGTTCCAATTTTAGTTCCAATTGCTGTAAATTTAGATATAAATCCAGTTTGGTTTGCTATACTAATAGCAATGAATTTACAAACATCATTTTTAACACCACCATTTGGATTCTCTCTTTTTTATCTAAAAGGAGTTGTCCCCTCAAGTGTTAGAACGATGCAAATATACAAAGGAGTACTTCCTTTTATTCTAATTCAAATAATAGTTTTAGGATTATTGGCTGTATTCCCAGAGTTTTTTGGAATAAATCCAAGTCTTTAGAATAAGAGAAATCTCTTATTCTAATAATATTTTAGGATAAAGATTGTGTGTAAAAAAGATATTATAAAACTTATTAAAAACCTTATCTTTAAATGTTGTGATAAAATGTTTTTCTTTATTGATGACCCACAACAAAGAATATATACTGTGCCAAGGCTTGAATAGTACTTTCTTAATTTTCATATAAAAATATAAAATATAATTAAGGATTTCAAATGTTAGCTGGAAAATACCAAGATTTCTATAATCAAATAATAAACAAAATACCCCAAGAAATAATATATACAGATGATTTACATACTTTAGCGTATGGAACAGATGCTTCTTTTTATAGACTTATTCCTAAATTGGTTATAAAAGTTGAAAACTCAAAACAAGTAAAAGATATTTTGCAATTAGCTTGTAATATGAAACTAAGTGTTACATTCAGAGCAGCTGGTACCTCGCTTTCTGGACAAGCAATTAGTGATTCAATTTTAGTTATTACTTCAAGAAATTGGACAGATTTTAAAATTGCTGAAGATAAATCACATGTGTCATTATCACCTTCTTTAACAGGAGCACAAGCAAATAATATTTTAGCACCATTTAGTAAAAAAATTGGACCAGATCCAGCTAGTATTAATTCTGCAATGATTGGTGGGATTGCTGCTAATAATGCTTCTGGAATGTGCTGTGGAGTTGCTCAAAACTCATACAAAACATTAAAATCAATGAAACTAGTTTTTAGTGATGGAACACAATTAGATACAGGAAATGAAGATAGCAAAGCAGAGTTTGCAAAAACGCATAAAGAGTTTTTGCAAAGTTTAAAAATGTATGCAAAAAATATAAAAGATGATGAAGAGCTAAGTGCAAAAATTAGAAAAAAATTTAAAATGAAAAATACAACAGGGTATAGTTTAAATGCCCTTGTTGATTTTGAAGATGAATTTGAGATTTTACAACATCTAATTATTGGAAGTGAGGGAACATTAGCTTTTATTAAAGAAGTAACATATTATACAGTTGAAGATTATAAAGATAAAGCAAGTGCATTAGTATATTTTAAAGATGTAAATGAAGCCTGTAAAGCAGTAACAAAATTAAAACTTGAAAAACAGAAAAATATAATAAGTGTTGATGCAGTTGAACTTATGGATAGAGCAGGTCTTGCAAGTATTGAAGATGATCCTAAAATGCCTTCATATATAAAAGAGTTTGATGAAAATGTTACAGCTTTATTAATTGAAACAAGAGCAAAAAGTGATAAAGAGTTAGATACTCAAATTAAGCAAATTGAAGATAGTTTAAAAGAGTTTTCTTTAGCAAAAGAGCTTTATTTTACAAAAGATGTTGAAGAGTATACTCAATATTGGAAGATTAGAAAAGGACTTTTTCCAGCAGTTGGAGCAGTAAGAAAAATAGGTACAACTGTTATTATTGAAGATATTGCATTTCCTATTGAGTATTTAGCAGAAGGAACATTAAAACTTCAAGGATTATTTAAGCAACATAAATACAATGAAGCTTTAATTTTTGGACATGCTTTAGAGGGTAATTTACACTTTGTTTTTACACAAGATTTTTCAACACAAGAAGAGATTCAAAGATATGATGACTTTATGTATGATGTTACACAACTTGTTGCTGTGCAATACCAAGGAAGTTTAAAAGCAGAGCATGGAACAGGTAGAAATATGGCTGCTTTTGTTGAATTAGAGTGGGGTAATACAGCTTATGAAATGATGAAAAAAATTAAAAGCTTATTTGATCCAAATAATATTTTAAATCCAGGGGTAATCATCAATGATGATAAAAAAGCCCACATAAAAAATCTAAAACCACTTCCAAAAACAAATGATTTAGTTGATAAATGTATTGAGTGTGGTTTTTGTGAACCTGTATGTCCATCAAATGTTTTAACATTAACTCCAAGACAAAGAATAGTTATAAATAGAGAAATTTCAAGACTTGAAGATGAAGAACACAATCTAAAAAAAGCAAAAGAGTTAAAACAACTATATCAATATGATGGAATAGAAACATGTGCTACATGTAGTTTATGCTCAACTGCCTGTCCTGTTGGAATTGATACAGGAAGTTTAACAAAGTACTTAAGACATGAACAAGTAAGCAGTACTCAAAATAAAGTTGCAAATGTTATTACAAACAATTTTTCAGCTACATTAACAGGAATGAAGTTTGGTTTAAAAGCAGCAAATTTAACACACACTATTTTAGGTACAAGTTTAATGAGTGGCTTAACATCAGGACTTAGAAAAATATCAAGTGATAAAATTCCAAGATGG
The window above is part of the Malaciobacter marinus genome. Proteins encoded here:
- a CDS encoding FAD-binding and (Fe-S)-binding domain-containing protein, encoding MLAGKYQDFYNQIINKIPQEIIYTDDLHTLAYGTDASFYRLIPKLVIKVENSKQVKDILQLACNMKLSVTFRAAGTSLSGQAISDSILVITSRNWTDFKIAEDKSHVSLSPSLTGAQANNILAPFSKKIGPDPASINSAMIGGIAANNASGMCCGVAQNSYKTLKSMKLVFSDGTQLDTGNEDSKAEFAKTHKEFLQSLKMYAKNIKDDEELSAKIRKKFKMKNTTGYSLNALVDFEDEFEILQHLIIGSEGTLAFIKEVTYYTVEDYKDKASALVYFKDVNEACKAVTKLKLEKQKNIISVDAVELMDRAGLASIEDDPKMPSYIKEFDENVTALLIETRAKSDKELDTQIKQIEDSLKEFSLAKELYFTKDVEEYTQYWKIRKGLFPAVGAVRKIGTTVIIEDIAFPIEYLAEGTLKLQGLFKQHKYNEALIFGHALEGNLHFVFTQDFSTQEEIQRYDDFMYDVTQLVAVQYQGSLKAEHGTGRNMAAFVELEWGNTAYEMMKKIKSLFDPNNILNPGVIINDDKKAHIKNLKPLPKTNDLVDKCIECGFCEPVCPSNVLTLTPRQRIVINREISRLEDEEHNLKKAKELKQLYQYDGIETCATCSLCSTACPVGIDTGSLTKYLRHEQVSSTQNKVANVITNNFSATLTGMKFGLKAANLTHTILGTSLMSGLTSGLRKISSDKIPRWSEHLPKGISINTRIEQKANSLKVVYFPSCINRTMGLSSASKEEKELFDTTVELLQKAGFEIIFPKQIDNLCCGMPFSSKGFTKQAKIKSDELETALNEASNNGQYPILCDTSPCTKKMMESFNSNLDLYEPIEFALEHLVDKLELEKIDEAITIHTTCSSRKMGLHEKFIKLANMCSSKVIVPSDVTCCGFAGDRGFSYPELNQSALRNLPKSVKDAKYAFSTSKTCEIGLSEYSGIDYNSIFYLINKCSKAK